In a single window of the Raphanus sativus cultivar WK10039 unplaced genomic scaffold, ASM80110v3 Scaffold0777, whole genome shotgun sequence genome:
- the LOC108848748 gene encoding uncharacterized protein LOC108848748, producing the protein MPMTSYALSSSLPPSSFCRYSRIPSINSASLPRISHLNVNYKLTLAPPQLLNAGASLRGFSVPGKFPSVRLRVSTRCNKEDVQKGETEDAAERFARRESTMPDRFRHLTKEAPDTPVRWPWFIALAFLVYAWRAVLFELTNWRNAAFAIVRFLGDLSKFALALVFHFIGDPITSLIALVETAIYSVRAFYSGIVAYTPVRELTTVILLASSVLAVGEAVAPNAISKQPYVVTLAGVLGYAAVQGYISEPFFWTVLVGMYGYSRLVKKRDDVTSALPSAAVLAGVGEPWVRVVAITGYLVLAMYHNSTKKTSSEEEEEEEEGQSLRKAPPMPLLAAALAIGVRLAAKWAGYRHLTWMIV; encoded by the exons ATGCCGATGACGTCCTACGCTctctcttcatctcttcctCCCTCTTCCTTCTGCCGCTATTCTCGCATCCCTTCTATCAATTCCGCCTCTCTGCCCCGAATTTCTCATCTCAATGTCAATTACAAGCTTACACTTGCTCCACCGCAGCTTCTGAACGCCGGCGCGAGCCTCCGCGGCTTCTCTGTTCCGGGCAAGTTTCCGAGTGTAAGACTTAGGGTTTCCACGAGATGCAACAAAGAAGATGTACAGAAGGGCGAAACAGAGGATGCGGCGGAGCGATTCGCGAGGCGAGAGAGCACTATGCCTGATAGATTTAGACACCTGACCAAAGAAGCACCCGACACTCCCGTAAGATGGCCCTGGTTTATCG CGTTAGCGTTTCTTGTTTACGCGTGGAGAGCAGTTTTGTTTGAGCTAACGAACTGGAGAAACGCTGCTTTCGCCATCGTTAGGTTTCTCGGAgacctttcgaagttcgcgttGGCGCTCGTCTTCCACTTTATAGGAGACCCCATCACTTCCCTCATCGCTCTCGTGGAGACTGCAATCTACAGCGTCCGGGCGTTCTACTCGGGGATCGTGGCTTACACGCCTGTGAGGGAGTTAACCACGGTGATCCTTCTCGCGTCATCTGTTCTCGCGGTAGGAGAAGCAGTTGCGCCGAACGCGATCAGCAAGCAGCCTTACGTGGTGACTCTTGCTGGTGTTTTGGGGTATGCGGCTGTACAGGGGTACATCTCGGAGCCGTTCTTCTGGACTGTTTTGGTGGGTATGTATGGGTATTCGAGGTTGGTGAAGAAGAGAGATGATGTGACTTCGGCATTACCTTCTGCGGCTGTTCTGGCGGGAGTAGGGGAGCCGTGGGTGAGAGTGGTGGCTATCACAGGGTATTTGGTTTTAGCTATGTATCACAATTCAACTAAGAAAACGTcttctgaagaagaagaagaagaagaagagggacaGAGCTTGAGGAAGGCACCACCGATGCCGTTGTTGGCTGCGGCTTTGGCCATTGGCGTAAGGCTTGCTGCAAAATGGGCTGGTTACAGGCACTTGACTTGGATGATTGTTTAA
- the LOC108851708 gene encoding uncharacterized protein LOC108851708, with amino-acid sequence MNYLNKVWMAASFVAVQGNPDHSVKLKTGLSSAHRLQRRLSSDLRPLSAADVPVEDAPSEERRRTSSSSSPDESLRQVMYLSCWSQG; translated from the coding sequence ATGAATTATCTAAACAAGGTCTGGATGGCAGCATCTTTCGTGGCTGTTCAAGGAAACCCCGATCACAGCGTCAAGCTAAAAACCGGTCTCAGCTCCGCCCACCGCCTTCAACGCCGACTTTCCTCCGATCTCCGCCCTCTCTCCGCCGCAGATGTCCCCGTAGAGGATGCTCCTTCGGAGGAAAGACGACGTACCTCTTCTTCCTCCAGTCCTGATGAATCGCTACGTCAGGTTATGTACCTCAGCTGCTGGAGCCAAGGCTAA
- the LOC130503029 gene encoding expansin-B3-like codes for MQLPPVTILATLCIVLQLLTSSSASVILNRHVSNAHWLPAVATWYGSANGDGSDGGACGYGTLVDVKPLHARVGAVNPILFKNGEGCGACYKVRCLDRSICSRRAVTVIVTDECPGCSKTNTHFDLSGAAFGRLAITGESGPLRNRGLIPVIYRRTACKYRRQNIAFHVNEGSTDFWLSLLVEFEEGEGDIGSMHIRQAGAREWLEMKHVWGANWCIIGGPLRGPFSVKITTLSAGRTLSATDVVPRNWVPKATYTSRLNFSPVL; via the exons ATGCAGCTCCCTCCGGTCACCATCTTAGCCACACTCTGCATTGTCCTGCAGCTCCTGACTAGCTCCTCCGCCTCGGTGATACTCAATCGCCACGTGTCTAACGCTCACTGGCTTCCCGCCGTGGCCACTTGGTACGGAAGCGCCAACGGAGACGGAAGCGATG GAGGAGCGTGTGGGTACGGTACGTTGGTGGACGTGAAGCCCCTCCATGCGAGAGTTGGAGCCGTGAATCCTATTCTCTTCAAAAACGGTGAAGGATGTGGCGCTTGTTACAAGGTTCGGTGCTTGGACAGGAGTATCTGTTCCCGGAGAGCCGTCACTGTCATTGTCACTGACGAGTGTCCCGGCTGCTCCAAAACCAACACTCACTTTGATCTCAGTGGCGCTGCCTTTGGTCGATTGGCTATCACCGGAGAGTCTGGTCCCCTCCGCAACCGTGGTCTCATCCCCGTTATTTACCGCCg gacgGCATGCAAATATAGACGGCAGAACATAGCGTTCCATGTGAACGAAGGATCAACTGATTTCTGGTTGTCTCTACTGGTCGAgtttgaagaaggagaaggcGACATTGGCTCCATGCATATTCGCCAA GCAGGAGCGAGGGAATGGTTAGAGATGAAGCACGTATGGGGAGCCAACTGGTGCATCATTGGAGGGCCACTCAGAGGACCATTCTCCGTCAAGATCACCACTTTGTCCGCCGGTAGAACACTGTCCGCCACTGACGTCGTTCCTAGAAACTGGGTTCCTAAAGCGACTTACACTTCTCGCCTCAACTTCTCCCCCGTCCTCTGA
- the LOC108848585 gene encoding external alternative NAD(P)H-ubiquinone oxidoreductase B1, mitochondrial translates to MTILSSLGRASRSAPLASKLLLLGTLSGGSLVAYSDSNKKEEEQKQKKKKVVVLGTGWAGISFLKDLDISSYDVQVVSPQNYFAFTPLLPSVTCGTVEARSIVESVRNITKKKNGEIELWEADCVKIDPANNKVRCQPVFKDDPEASQEFSLDYDYLVIAVGAQVNTFGTPGVLENCHFLKEVEDAQRIRRGVIDCFEKAILPGLTEEQRRTKLHFVIVGGGPTGVEFAAELHDFIEEDITKIYPSVKELVKITLIQSGDHILNSFDERISSFAEQKFLRDGIDVLMGMRVMSVSDKDISVKIKSSGEVVSLPHGLILWSTGVGTRPVISDLMEQVGQGGRRALATNEWLQVKGCENVYAVGDCASIAQRKIMGDIENIFKAADVDNSGTLTEEELQEVVDDIVVRYPQVELYLKSKHVRSIKDLLTCSEGNPKKEVDIKAFESALSGVDSQMKSLPATAQVAAQQGSYLAKCFNKMEHCKEHPEGPKRFRTGGHHQFRPFQYKHFGQFAPLGGDQAAAELPGDWVSAGRSTQWLWYSVYASKQVSWRTRALVVSDWTRRYIFGRDSSRI, encoded by the exons ATGACAATACTTTCCTCTCTCGGAAGAGCCTCTCGATCTGCTCCACTTGCATCTAAGCTCCTCCTACTCGGCACTCTcag CGGTGGGAGTTTAGTGGCCTACTCAGATTCCAACAAAAAGGAGGAAGAGcaaaagcagaagaagaagaaagtagtTGTACTTGGCACTGGATGGGCTGGTATAAGCTTCCTCAAAGATCTCGACATCTCTTCCTACGACGTTCAGGTTGTTTCTCCTCAGAACTACTTCGCCTTCACTCCACTCTTGCCTAGCGTCACTTGTGGCACCGTCGAAGCTAGAAGCATCGTTGAGTCTGTCCGCAACATTACCAAGAAG AAAAATGGAGAGATTGAATTATGGGAAGCAGATTGTGTCAAGATCGATCCTGCCAACAACAAGGTTCGCTGCCAACCAGTTTTCAAGGACGATCCCGAAGCAAGCCAAGAGTTCTCACTTGACTACGACTACTTGGTCATAGCGGTGGGAGCACAGGTCAACACGTTCGGAACTCCAGGAGTTCTTGAGAACTGCCATTTCCTCAAGGAAGTAGAGGACGCGCAGAGGATTCGCAGGGGAGTCATCGATTGCTTTGAAAAGGCTATTCTTCCTGGTCTCACCGAGGAGCAGAGAAGGACTAAGCTTCACTTTGTTATAGTGGGTGGTGGACCTACTGGTGTGGAGTTTGCAGCTGAGTTGCATGACTTTATTGAAGAGGATATCACCAAGATATACCCTTCGGTCAAGGAGCTTGTGAAAATAACACTCATTCAATCTGGAGATCATATCTTGAACTC GTTTGATGAACGTATCAGTTCATTTGCTGAACAGAAGTTCTTGAGAGATGGTATTGATGTTCTGATGGGAATGCGTGTGATGTCTGTGTCTGATAAAGACATCTCCGTGAAGATCAAATCAAGCGGAGAAGTCGTAAGCCTACCTCACGGGTTGATATTGTGGTCCACTGGAGTTGGGACTCGTCCAGTGATCAGCGACCTCATGGAGCAAGTTGGACAAGGAGGGAGACGAGCATTGGCAACCAACGAGTGGTTACAGGTGAAAGGATGTGAGAATGTTTATGCAGTTGGTGACTGTGCTTCCATAGCTCAACGCAAAATCATGGGggatattgaaaatatattcaaaGCTGCAGATGTGGACAACTCAGGGACATTGACAGAAGAAGAGTTACAAGAGGTGGTTGATGATATCGTTGTGAGGTACCCACAGGTTGAGCTCTACTTGAAAAGCAAGCATGTGAGGAGTATCAAAGACCTTCTGACTTGTTCAGAAGGTAATCCAAAGAAGGAAGTAGACATCAAGGCGTTTGAATCGGCTCTCTCTGGGGTTGACTCGCAGATGAAGAGTCTTCCTGCAACTGCTCAG GTTGCGGCTCAGCAAGGTTCGTATCTTGCAAAATGTTTTAACAAGATGGAGCATTGTAAAGAGCATCCTGAAGGTCCTAAGCGCTTCAGAACTGGAGGGCATCACCAGTTTCGTCCCTTCCA GTACAAGCACTTTGGACAGTTTGCTCCGTTGGGAGGGGACCAAGCAGCTGCTGAACTACCAGGAGACTGGGTTTCAGCTGGGAGAAGCACCCAGTGGCTATGGTATTCTGTTTACGCCag CAAGCAAGTTAGCTGGAGAACGAGGGCTCTGGTGGTGTCTGACTGGACTAGGAGGTACATCTTTGGGAGGGATTCAAGCCGTATCTGA